A region of the Clupea harengus chromosome 7, Ch_v2.0.2, whole genome shotgun sequence genome:
gacaacgaggccaatcccggcatggaggttaccctgcccattttggtggcgcgcctctcatccctcactcctgtgatgcttttccatagggccacttggtagataggtaaacagatgctagtgtgagacaaaattaaaccaaaacctacattgagggcactttagaaaggtgtacttaaagctaaaaaaaacgaaacatacacctagaatctaggccaacccttaagggacaattaagaacatcagaaacccaatgccagacacggcagggaggctgtcctgccagacccggtggcgcacctcttagttctctcaatcctgtgatgctttccatggaccacttggtagataggtaaacagatgctagtgtaagacaaaattacataaaccaaacaaatctaaacacatgtaatacccccctaatcaactaaactggactaaaatctaaataatatattaaataatattcccttacacctagccaggcagcccctctccctctctctctcgctctctctctccctccctctcctctcatatcacattgctaatgcttataataatactgataaaatggccatattgcctactgtaaatctactacaaaggtatctccttatctgtttctgaaataaatgtctactaacaaaaatgttctctctcccttgtagcatgttccaatttctgatggaagtggaaacattgctcctcacccccactactcctcaactacgcatatggacagccaaactctacccactcactctgttctttttctttctctcctaatccagactatcttcgctatgggacgctgctgtaatctctccacccggtctacccgtagaaaccctctgccaattgcacccaccgccaccgccaccgcactgccgtacacttactctacctcataccctatgctagcatttatatacaatatatattattgccaccatcgacatgtttctctgttcctactccccttacccctgtaatagtaaccctatcagcacagtgtatacccactaaactggtcttgtttgtatcatgtatttaccaccggatgtctgtatatacagtatattatgtacacctaccaaatgcaggatatgtacaacacctgttgtttcccatccccttctgccacacaaccctccccccatccccccttcctatctccacccggccgacctcaagcagatgggtccccccttatgtgccgtggttctgcttaaggttccttcctgactaacagggagttttttcttgcctgtgttgccaatgtgcttgcactaagggggttcaggctctgggctctgtaaagcgcctagagacaattgtattgttatggcgctatataaataaaattgaattgaattgaattgaattaaatgaagtgtgtgtgtttgtgtgtgtgtgtgtgtgagtgtgtgtgtgtgttgatgaggagaactgagtttaaggGTGATTGATGTGAGAGGGATATGGCAAGTTCCATACATCTCCTGAACTTCCGTTTAAAACGCCGTTTTAGGAAAACGGAAAAAGACACTGGAAAAGACACTGTTTCCTCTACCCATGAACTATAACAGCCACAATGAAAtgttgaactgcttaaacaTGTAGGACCATGTGAATGCtactgaaacttgacttgtgatttggaataaagtaaactgtataaaatgtgtttgtgtcaaactcacattgtaggaaatcctctctggttgtaGGTTCAGGAGGCAAAATAGCCTGGACTTTAGTcactattgagagagaaagaatcatattaGAAATAACACTGACTGGTGTAAATGTCAACATTGCATTAAccttctgtttttatgatggcagtacatttgtgttctcttgttGAGGGACATTATGAGTCTCCAGCTTCTTCAATCTGAAAGACCCTCTTAAAGACAAGTAAACATGGAGACACCTGTAGAGTATCTCAGCTTCACCGACATATTAAAgatatgttacaaatatgtgacattgagaaatacaggttcctgaagttcACCATCACTTTTAGCTTATTAGTACAATCCAGAGGAAAAGTATAGTAAGTCATTACGTGTAAACATATATGAGTAATGTGATTAACCTGATGCAGATATCTTCATGACTTCCTCCTTGCAGAAATTTTCCAGCTGCTTCTTTAGTGAGGAGACCgatttcttcacagcctcaaaagagaggccttggttcacagagatgcaggataAGTCTTTCGACTCAGGTGTCTCACTGACCGACTGGAAGGTCtaaataaagacacagagataaagagaaagagagagaggaggataagatgacagagagagaatatctAAATTCtcaaaataaagcatccacGTAAGTTGTACGTTTAAAAACAGTTGATCAGGAAACTTTTTTGTTAATTTTAACTTAAAGCTTCGACTATCACAGCGCACACTATACTCTTAAATTAGATATTATCCTCTGATGTTTGAGATGTGAACTAAATGTAACATTATGAGTATCTGGGTgaagcctaaccctaacctggaTATcatcctttgatgtgtgtgtgcagcatctgGATGTGTGAGCACTCCCTGCCTGGCAGCTCTCTCAAGCTGGCTTACTGCTAGCGGGGTGGCAGGgtttttgtatgcgtgtgtgtgttcgagtgtgtctgtgagtgtgtgtgtctgtgagtgtgtgtgtgtgtttgtgtgtgtgtgtgtgtgtttgagtgtgtgtgtgtgtttgtaggtgtatgtgtgtgtgtgtgtgtctgtgtgcgtgtgtttgtgtttgagagtgtaggtgtgtgtgtgtgtgtgtgtgcgtgtgtctgtgtctgtgtgtgtgtgagcactgccTGCCAGTTAGCTCTCTCAAGCTGGCTAGCTGCTAGCGGGGTAAGCCCATGTGGTGATTCCTTAAATTCAAGTTTTTTGGTTGATGTTAGGAATCCCAAATGAATCCAACCTAAATGGTTGTCCAAATGCCACTGGTTTGCCTTGACCTActtgtggcctgaccaaagaGGCAGAATGGAAGAGACCTTTACACCTCAAGTGcctccaaacaaactgtgagccatgatgtcagggcagatgtgcttttatcaattaaccacaggtagtgacatcactcaagccccgcctgtcagtcagtgttcTTCCTAGCATGTGACCTAACCTGTCCTAACAATTGCCATAATGATTTTGAGCAGTTTTCTGAagaatgaaaatgtcttcaTCATTCTCAAATGTTTTCcgtgatacatacaaaaacttTCTTCACAGACACTGGAAGTGCATGGGGTAAGGTATTTGTTCAAAGTACTGTGGACTGTGTTATAatatgaaaaaaagaatgaggaTCTATCTGAAAATGTAAAGATCCTTGAAGGAAATTCAACAATatctgaattgaattaaaagtTCCACTTAGGAATATATTCAACATAAATCAGTGCCCTCAAACATTCTGTGCACTAACAATCCATCATCAACAgttaccttgaggaaatggatcGGATCCTCTGTGAGTGAAAGCTGCtgcagctcagcatctctcctcttcagctcagcaatctcctgctccagtcgcttcaggagtccttcagcctgactcacctcagccttctcctgagctctgatcagTTTTGTCACCTCACAGCGCCATCTCACAATGGAGTGGATCATCTCAgtaaagatcctctcactgtcctccactgctgtctgtgcagagctctgttaggagacacaaAAAGAGGTGGCGGACAGGAGACCCACAGAGGTAAGTGAAGGAGCAAACTCACTCGTGGTGTGACTGGCTCTTCTTGATCAAATGACCAAGGGCAAATCCTGCCAAAACATATCTTTCTGTGATGGCAGCATAACggtgataacacaataacaaCCGATTGCTGAGCCAGTTGTTGtcttatgtggtcagttctcactttgagagtctccacagccttcctcagctcctgcagctccttctctctctcctggattctctgctggaatCTCCTCTGGTTCTGCCCCGACtgcttttgtttaaaaaaagaaaaacagcctcTTTTCACCGTATTATCGGTGGATTGTTTAACACAATAATGATCAAACTGAACATTCATAAGCAAAAACCTTCAAGTACATTTTAATCTTTTCAAGAGATTTAATGACACATTGAAGCGGTCGCTATAATCTTCAAGTGTAAATCAGGATAAAGCCATGTGCTAAGTTCAAGAGATGTCACATGGGGAGGCTGGATAACAGTGTGTGGTCCATGTTATGTCTCAcatagtttgtttgtttctacaagagtgttttattttgattgaATGTTTGGGTTGCTGTGTCTTTAATTAGGACCACTCATTTTTGGAACTCTCTGCCGAGCACCGCCCCCTTGACTGCACCTAACCAGTATCTGCTGCGCGGTAACAGGTGCTGGTAATTACCGCTATGATTGGCaccttttttaaatgaacagcGAACAGTCTGTGAGGTGCTGGACATCCCTTAGGATTCGTTAGAGTGCCATGAAGGCCAAGTCTGCTGCACAAGATCACGGTTCTAAGTTTGCTGGCTGCTTCACTGCTGCGCTGAAGTTGAGGTCTGACCCCCAACCATTCGGCTGGGCCACGGACTGTTGTACATGGACTTTGGATAGATCTGTGTTATGGTGGACCTTTTGTTTTAGAAAGCAAAGTTTGTAATACAATTTTTTCTGTTGGCTGAATGATTCTGTTGTGTTGCTCCCACCAAATCAAGAACCTGTACACGTAGTGTCCCAGCTCTTTaaactgggtggcgtagtcggatCTACACTGCTGCTCCCTGTTACAGGAGCACTGGTATTAAACAGAAAAAACTTGTCAAGCTGGTTCAGAACCTGTAGAACCTGTTTTTACTCAACACTGGATCTTGCACCTGATAATCATTTCCTGATTCCTGACAACAATAATCATCAAATATCACACATGACAACTGAATATTTATAAGCAAAAACCATTTGAGTCTTTTCAAGAGATTTAATGACACATTGAAGCAGTCGCTATCATCTTCAGGTGAAAATCAGAATGAAGCCATGAGCTAAGTTCAAGAGGAGCACTGTTGTTAAACAGCAAAAACTTGTCAAGCTGACTCAGAATCTatttaacagaacagaacattatcttGCAATTCATTTTGAAGCCGACAAGTTAATGTTTCACTGTGTTTACTCAACACTGGATCTCGCACCTGATAATCATTTCCtgattcttcctttctctaaTGGGCAAAGTCATTGCGGAAACAGCCAAACTTAAAGACTGGTGAGATAGTATTCTTGTAGATATAGTATTACATTCACAGTTAGTGCGCATAAGAGCCCTCATAGAAAGTTTTGACACACATGTAGCTCCAATActgacctgtttgtctgtccattctgctgcagcagtgactgtgtcatggcctttatgtGCGTCCACCATTCCAGCAATCAGATGATTTTTGTAGAGTGTAGGTCTGGGAGTGAAGGTGCGTTTGCACAGGGGGCAGCTGTTGACTCCTCTCTGATCCTCCTGATCCCAGTAGCCCTCGATGCATCTCATGCAGAAATTATGTCCGCAGGGAATAGTCACTGGATCCTTCAGCAGATCTAGACAGACTGGACACTTGAAGgagtcctcttctttctttcttcttttctttgaaatagcctctgccattttgtttgctttctctcacaaccacaagcacactgagagtgaTACTTAAGTTTCGTTTTCACCAGAACATGATGTGCTGAGGAGTGGCTTCCTAGAAGTAATTTAGCTTCGGTCTTCCAAGTTCAGATGGAGGCGGGGAaatatgcgtgcgtgtgtttgtgtgcgtatgtttgcgtgtgtgtgtattacaccCCTGAAAAACAGGGAGAAATAATAACAAGCTGATGTTTCCTCAGTGAGAACATTTACTTGAATGAATCATCAAACACAGAGTTTACAAACAAGCAACAGATTGGCTGCAGTATAATACTGTAACGAcctgtatgtgttaatgtgttaatgttcattgtgttgtacagtatgtgtgcctgcctgtgtccttgctctctttcAGCCGCGGCAGGCAGCTCATGTGCGGGGGGCTGGTAGAGTAGCCGAGGGGCGGGGACGGCTGGTTAAGAgaacttgttgttgttgagcctCTTTGCACGCGGTTCTGTGAGAAGCAGCCACTGTGCCGAACGTGTTCAGCCGGTGTTATAACGGCCAATAAAGTAATTGAAGTACTCAAACTCGTAGTGACTGCCATATCTACAATACATACCTCATTAACGTTACAACCATATTTAAGCTACAACCATATGCAGGGTTTCCCTGAGACATAATTCTCATTTTCTCTACCGCTGCCGGTAAAGAGCATGCAGCCATAACTGAATAGACTGTGGCAAAACCCATAAAGTTACTGAAGGAACAAAATACAGACAGCCTTGTAAAATATGTCTACATCTCACAAAACCTATAAGGGTTACTAAAGAAATAATACACAAATTACTGTATTTATACACTGACATATGTGCATATGATATTAATTTGCAGTGGTTGAACTCAGCTAACaagttcattaacacacacgctAGCAGTAAAACTACTCAGTAAAACGTTGCGCCCACTTACTTAAATGTTTCATACACATTCTCCTGAAACTCGTAtgagaaaataataacaaccactTAACAGTGTAGAATATCAACAATATGCCTGGAAAACGTGGAGAAATAACCATGACAGTGATAGGGTGATGTTTCCTCAAAACATTTACATGCATGAGGAAAATACTGCCATCTCCGCTGGATCCGTGGGGTGGACACAAAAATTATCGATCTCAGGCCGGCAGATCTAGACTACTGTACAGATCACTGATAATACCTGTAACGGATCCCCGTATATATAGTGGCGTGAAACTTACTGCTGGTGAAAttactcttttattttcttctttcttcttcataCATTCAATAAAATGGGAAACTATCACCACCGTAAGAGCTTTGGCCTCATACGGGTCCATTAAACCATTAAaccttttcaaatatatttatgtgtgcatCCGTCCGTAATTAAATCTGTAGCCGTACTGAGAAGtttacattaacacataacGAAATCGGCGATACCTTTTTACCGTGTCAAAAATAAAAGTCCTACATATCTATAAGAGATAAGGTGTCATAAAATCTCAATACATTCTTAAAACAATACATTATCATTTAGGCACACATTAAAGATCAATAAGGCAAATCCAAAGTAGGCAATTAACCCAAAATAATAGCCCTTCTATGGGGTTATTTACAATACCATTATACCTCAGCTCTGAATTATAACGAATGGAGTaaacaatgaatgaattaaagaCGTTTTGCATTTGAACTCCTTTTAACACAATACAAGTTATTATTGGTTTTAAACAAAGCTCATGGactgttccttatcgcagttcactgcgatataactgtatggtacatgacgtcagtcatgggtacaaatcgaagcatttatcaattcacgcctgaaaggccgcgagatctgtcagcgcgcgctcctgggcctGCCCCCCAGGAGTCCTATAATCTTATTATGCGCCCTCAGaactgcctcttttgaaacttcgcaagacggagtgaacatctccgagcatatctcaaacgctctacagtcaaaagagttttgtgtgcttttcgctctctacgggttggtgagttatctgggttccttaaccctcactagctcagggcgctacaaaattcgttggctcaacataattttgaaagtagtggctgctatcctggctgcctggctggctaagtttctgactagcctgctagtgTAGCCGGCGTGGTCTGTACTTCGCCGACTACTGCGTTGTGTTCAGGTGCAATTATCACAGGACGCTGAAGTTCTTTACATCACTTTACTTTCTCTTCCAGTATGCAGAATGTAGCTCTCGTTGccaagcaaaacacatacaaacataagaaaAGAAGGACAACTGAAACATATGGGCTACattacagaaagacagaaaaacgaAACCTAGCATACAGTTAAACAACACACGAGGTTAGCTATATCAGCAAATATATCCCTAACTCTCAAAACAGCAAAACCTCCAAAACAACCCGACCAATTTATCACAActcatcacaaaacacatttacaatccaCCGTGTGCACCCAAATTTAAgctaaaacacatacatttgaaaCCTTCATAGCACTACAATGTGAACACGTACCTCTCGTTGCCAAGCAAAACACATACTGAGCAAGGCACGAAAATGCAGCCTGTAGCCACCAAACCAACCAATAGAGGGCGCACTTACCCAACAAATGATAGGCCTAATACCTAGCTACCATGAAAGAAACCAAGATTTTGGTGAAAtaaaattacatatacacaaaatagaaaagaaGATTGCACAAATATGTGTCATTCATTAACCTGTTAcactagcttgctaacaacgtgttcgttgcagatagtgtgcttgtgttttaacattcttctctactttcagattgaaaaaagatggccagacactaccccgactgcggtcatgtccgtcccaagggcgaccgccaccatcggtgcgtgacctgcctaggcagggaccacgcagagggcgcgctttcgggcaaagcccctgtctgttccatctgtgctagcctcccgctagctaaggctaccaggcgccttgcgttctggaagcgcaaggacgccgaggagattGCACTGGTTctatccggggctaacgcccccgtaggaatgagtgcgtcttcagccttagacttggtgagtgtgagcagtcgccttgcagctgcagctccgttcccgggtctctcccagtctccgccggcctgtcagccctggggctgcgggcggcgaggctgaggagcttcagccaagcggtgtccagcctgaactcgagctggacatcagcctggatgatgatagtctgctagacttctccgatgagcacagctcaatcgtggaggtaatgcagacgagccgagacgttaggatgcgggtggagacacctcctacctcgtctcggctcctgggccagcaactccacgaggtgtcagttcccagctgcatcccctttttcgaacAGGTGCACGAGGAaatgcaggcgacatgggcgataccctactcgggccgagccccggtgccggggttcgcgccctacatgcagctccacatggctaaggagaggggctacctctcctttcctcaggtggatgcagtagcgggctacctctcgcccgcctcccccacgatgcgtctcggccagaagcctctcctgcccacgcgggtgggcagacaccaggctcagctggcagagaagtcctacttggctgcagggcaggctgcctgcacaaccaatacggctgcattgctacagcgctaccaggcaaagctcctgactgagcttgccttgttgctgggggaagatcacccgtctgtggcagaactccgtcgcgcgacggatctgtcgctcagactaactcggtgcacgtcacaggcactggggagggtgatgggtgccgcggtggctacccagaggtctctgtggctgtcactggctaagctgtcagacagagaaaaagcaccactcctcgacgccccggtctctgtccagggtgccttcggggaggcagtggtcacaatggctgccaagttcgaagaacagcagaagagcagagaggtattccaggcttggatgcctcgctctagtggcacgggtgagacgtcctcctcaggacacaccacacccgcatcgggccagaagagaagcgggttctgctcgccagcgcctccagcaaaggtgtccaccgggcgaggctggcagagacaccccttccgccctccagcgcagcctgcagcacagcaaccAGCTGCGcaccctgcccagggcgcagcccaggctccgcggcagcactccgcccgccgcgggcgaggcagagggagacctcaggcttcctgaccgtgacagtcagccattcgtcacacaggggggagcggtggagcccacaccacctccacagaaatcagcccgtcgctcacatgtggaaatcatgtccagcacggtaagcaggttctcacaagcaccacaatcatatgtcctaactcctgtcccagatggcgcagtgcccaggcatgcttgtgcgactccccccgcgatgcacacagtgcatttttttcaaaaacatgagggggcagccccagatctcgtctccctccctaggcggagtgggtgtagatctaggcttagactcattgaccatgagcgggttagtccccgacaaattcaactcaaagctcaacctccctggttgtgtggcgagttggcgcgcatgcgcagtgtcaccatgggtgctaaagacgatcgcaaagggttacgtgctgcaattcgcccgttcccctccgccattcagcggagtgatacagtctgtggtgcagcgagaacagtctcacttcctacgggaagagatagtctccctgctcagaaaggaggcaataagcatagttcctcccgaggaggaaaatgcaggcttctacagccgttacttcctcgtacccacaagagacgggaattattggccaatattagatctacgtgtgttaaacaaagcactcatgccactacggttcagaatgttgaccccacgcaggcttgtgcagtttataaggccaaacgattggtttatcacgatagacttaaaagacgcttatttccacattccgatccaccacagacatcggagatatctgaggtttgcgttcggaggaatagcgtaccaattc
Encoded here:
- the LOC122128519 gene encoding tripartite motif-containing protein 16-like, with amino-acid sequence MAEAISKKRRKKEEDSFKCPVCLDLLKDPVTIPCGHNFCMRCIEGYWDQEDQRGVNSCPLCKRTFTPRPTLYKNHLIAGMVDAHKGHDTVTAAAEWTDKQQSGQNQRRFQQRIQEREKELQELRKAVETLKSSAQTAVEDSERIFTEMIHSIVRWRCEVTKLIRAQEKAEVSQAEGLLKRLEQEIAELKRRDAELQQLSLTEDPIHFLKTFQSVSETPESKDLSCISVNQGLSFEAVKKSVSSLKKQLENFCKEEVMKISASVTKVQAILPPEPTTREDFLQLTEVQAVLPPEPTTRHIWNMKSCTAKNEDNKLPLISS